One window of the Enterobacter huaxiensis genome contains the following:
- the gspJ gene encoding type II secretion system minor pseudopilin GspJ, translated as MKRTRRQRGFTLLEIMIALTIFAVISTLAWQILDGAMRTSSATDASAAKLNQLQRAWNLMERDFYQLQARAPRNEPALFRENDDAVELTTLNGVSGTVQLERVRWRLEAGRLYRDVWPVIDGPANAKPDEVLIVSGVKSLQWRFYRQGWQKSWRDPAHLPDGVELTLTMENGDTWRWVFTTPGDLPEAAASAPATAPEAQP; from the coding sequence GTGAAAAGAACCCGACGCCAGCGCGGTTTTACCCTGCTGGAGATCATGATTGCGCTGACCATCTTTGCGGTAATCAGCACCCTGGCCTGGCAAATTCTGGACGGGGCGATGCGCACCAGTTCGGCCACCGATGCCAGCGCGGCGAAGCTCAATCAGCTCCAGCGGGCCTGGAACCTGATGGAGCGCGATTTTTATCAGCTTCAGGCGCGCGCGCCGCGCAACGAGCCGGCGCTTTTTCGCGAAAACGACGACGCCGTTGAATTGACCACCCTGAACGGGGTGAGCGGAACGGTGCAGCTGGAGCGCGTGCGCTGGCGGCTGGAAGCGGGGCGATTGTATCGCGACGTCTGGCCGGTGATTGACGGCCCGGCTAACGCTAAGCCTGATGAAGTGCTGATTGTCAGCGGGGTGAAGTCTCTGCAGTGGCGCTTTTACCGTCAGGGCTGGCAGAAAAGCTGGCGCGACCCGGCCCACCTGCCCGACGGCGTGGAGCTGACCCTGACCATGGAAAATGGCGATACCTGGCGCTGGGTGTTTACCACGCCGGGCGATCTGCCCGAGGCCGCTGCGTCAGCGCCTGCAACCGCACCGGAAGCACAACCATGA
- the gspH gene encoding type II secretion system minor pseudopilin GspH produces the protein MKRQRGFTLLEIILALVIFASCAMMVVSTIPSRSGADIFGQQLKALVDYGSDRAVMDGNIVGLVISTDSYQLVTLEDKNGERRWVPLSAGRITTKGDFPEEMHVSLSPQRLAATVTSDPQVLFLPDGEISRFTLTLQSDDKQQNFRVVSQGAAPVSVENDG, from the coding sequence ATGAAGCGTCAACGCGGTTTTACGCTGCTGGAAATTATTCTGGCGCTGGTGATATTTGCCAGCTGCGCCATGATGGTGGTGTCAACAATACCCTCACGCAGCGGCGCGGATATATTTGGCCAGCAGCTAAAAGCCCTCGTTGATTACGGTTCTGACCGCGCGGTGATGGACGGAAATATTGTGGGGCTGGTGATTTCCACGGATAGCTATCAGCTGGTGACGCTCGAGGATAAAAACGGCGAGCGCCGCTGGGTGCCGTTGTCCGCGGGGCGTATTACCACTAAAGGCGATTTCCCGGAGGAGATGCACGTTTCGCTCTCTCCCCAGCGTCTGGCCGCCACGGTAACGTCCGACCCGCAGGTGCTCTTTTTGCCTGACGGCGAAATCAGCCGCTTCACGCTGACGCTGCAAAGCGATGACAAACAGCAGAATTTCCGCGTGGTGTCGCAGGGCGCGGCCCCGGTATCGGTAGAAAACGATGGCTAA
- the gspL gene encoding type II secretion system protein GspL, whose protein sequence is MKQVLFVRPDSREGGKITWCVSDSEQVEVLESLDALANHPLAARVCLLLPASSMIFRHFTLPKKVVSQATAFSWMAEETLIGEVDNLHWTVLSKKGAEVDAVAVDADLLRGWLSRFKEAGLKVIQALPDAWLLPVTAGGSTLVAQDETYWLRLSPHTAGQMEASLLPLLMQKAGEGDVCCYGDAPAGVNVDVGHPWQHPLVLIQPQWHAYRVTLLHGEFSAKAGSGKASKGIKAAIAAAGLLSLGLLLGPRVAMAWMLVQQENQVQQEILEVYQHHFPSMRQQTNLKYHFGQNMKKQPKGLFLQLDALEKARQTVPAMGIDLLEYDAQQNTLTLSVSAQNQTALQAFVNQAGENFDFTLQPVSTAAPYTAMIAGKYK, encoded by the coding sequence ATGAAACAGGTCCTTTTTGTTCGTCCCGACAGCCGCGAGGGCGGGAAAATAACGTGGTGTGTCTCCGACAGCGAGCAGGTGGAGGTACTGGAGAGCCTGGACGCGCTGGCGAACCATCCCCTGGCCGCCCGCGTTTGCCTGCTGCTGCCCGCCAGCAGCATGATCTTCCGCCATTTTACCTTACCGAAGAAAGTGGTCTCTCAGGCGACGGCGTTCTCGTGGATGGCGGAAGAGACGCTGATTGGCGAGGTGGATAACCTCCACTGGACGGTGCTCAGCAAAAAGGGCGCTGAGGTTGACGCGGTGGCCGTCGATGCCGATCTGCTGCGCGGATGGCTAAGCCGCTTTAAGGAGGCCGGGTTAAAGGTGATTCAGGCCCTGCCGGATGCATGGCTGCTGCCGGTAACGGCGGGCGGGAGCACGCTTGTCGCTCAGGATGAAACCTACTGGCTGCGCCTGTCGCCTCATACCGCCGGACAGATGGAGGCCAGCCTGCTGCCGCTGCTGATGCAGAAAGCCGGAGAGGGGGACGTGTGCTGCTACGGGGACGCGCCCGCTGGCGTCAACGTCGATGTCGGGCACCCCTGGCAGCATCCGCTGGTCCTGATCCAGCCCCAGTGGCACGCCTACCGCGTCACGCTCCTGCACGGCGAATTCAGCGCGAAAGCGGGCTCGGGTAAAGCGTCTAAGGGCATCAAAGCGGCAATAGCCGCGGCGGGCCTGCTCTCTCTCGGCCTGTTGCTGGGCCCGCGCGTCGCGATGGCCTGGATGCTGGTGCAGCAGGAAAACCAGGTTCAGCAGGAGATCCTTGAGGTTTATCAGCACCATTTCCCCAGCATGCGCCAGCAGACCAACCTTAAATACCACTTCGGACAAAATATGAAGAAGCAGCCTAAAGGGCTGTTTTTACAGCTTGACGCGCTGGAGAAAGCCAGGCAGACCGTGCCGGCAATGGGAATCGATCTGCTGGAATACGACGCCCAACAGAACACGCTGACGCTGAGCGTCAGTGCGCAAAACCAAACCGCGTTGCAGGCGTTTGTGAATCAGGCCGGGGAGAATTTTGATTTCACCCTGCAGCCTGTTTCCACCGCTGCTCCTTATACCGCCATGATCGCAGGGAAATATAAATGA
- the gspF gene encoding type II secretion system inner membrane protein GspF — MALYAWTATDAAGKTRRGTLQAEGQKQVRQMLREQKLMPVSISETREAASGKAKTGAKLSTPVLSMFTRQLSTLINAALPLESALKAISKQTEDKKLAAMVVEIREKVVEGHSLFDAFSQFPRTFDKLYCTLVMAGEKTGHLGDVLEKLAEYNEQRQKMKSKLTQAMVYPITLTVVAIAVISILLVAVVPQVIEQFTHMKQQLPIATRTLIAVSDFLQAYGIYLAGGLAGGVIGFKTWVRNVKNRFRWNSWLVNGSPIKKLVCAINSARYIRTLSILQASSVPLLEGMYIAMDGIENLYARQVLEQAADTVRQGASLYAALEQAKLFPPTMLYMIASGEESGELGNLMDRAAENQESALQHRITLTLSVFEPALVVSMATIVLFIVMSILQPLLQLNNMVG, encoded by the coding sequence ATGGCCCTCTACGCCTGGACGGCGACGGACGCGGCGGGGAAAACCCGGCGCGGCACCCTGCAGGCCGAGGGGCAAAAGCAGGTTCGCCAGATGTTGCGCGAGCAAAAGCTGATGCCCGTCAGCATCAGCGAAACCCGCGAGGCGGCGTCCGGGAAAGCGAAAACCGGAGCAAAGCTTTCCACGCCGGTGCTGTCGATGTTTACCCGTCAGCTCTCCACGCTGATTAACGCCGCGCTGCCGCTGGAGAGTGCCCTTAAAGCGATTTCGAAGCAGACGGAAGACAAAAAGCTGGCGGCGATGGTGGTGGAGATCCGCGAGAAGGTGGTGGAAGGGCACTCGCTGTTCGACGCCTTCAGCCAGTTCCCGCGCACCTTCGACAAGCTCTACTGCACGCTGGTGATGGCCGGTGAAAAGACCGGTCACCTCGGCGACGTGCTGGAGAAGCTGGCGGAGTACAACGAGCAGCGCCAGAAGATGAAAAGCAAGCTGACGCAGGCGATGGTCTACCCAATTACCCTGACGGTGGTGGCCATCGCGGTCATCAGCATTCTGCTGGTGGCGGTGGTGCCGCAGGTGATCGAGCAGTTCACCCACATGAAGCAGCAGCTGCCGATCGCCACCCGCACGCTGATTGCGGTGAGCGATTTTCTGCAGGCGTACGGCATCTATCTTGCGGGCGGCCTGGCGGGCGGCGTTATCGGTTTCAAAACCTGGGTACGCAACGTGAAAAACCGTTTTCGCTGGAACAGCTGGCTGGTGAACGGCTCGCCGATTAAAAAGCTGGTGTGTGCCATCAACAGCGCCCGCTATATCCGCACCCTCAGCATTCTGCAGGCCAGCAGCGTGCCGCTGCTGGAGGGAATGTATATCGCCATGGACGGTATCGAAAACCTCTACGCTCGGCAGGTGCTGGAGCAGGCGGCGGATACCGTGCGCCAGGGGGCCTCGCTATATGCCGCGCTGGAGCAGGCGAAGTTATTCCCCCCAACCATGCTGTACATGATTGCCTCCGGCGAAGAGAGCGGGGAATTGGGCAATTTAATGGACCGCGCGGCGGAAAACCAGGAATCGGCATTACAGCATCGCATTACGTTAACGCTGTCGGTATTTGAACCGGCGCTGGTGGTATCCATGGCGACGATTGTTTTATTCATCGTCATGTCAATATTACAACCGCTTCTGCAACTTAATAATATGGTAGGTTAA
- the gspG gene encoding type II secretion system major pseudopilin GspG, whose product MAIKRKHLARQAGFTLLELMVVIVILGVLASMVVPNLMGNKEKADTQKATSDIVALEGSLDMYKLDNHRYPTTEQGLQALVTRPEIAPIPNGYRADGYIRRLPQDPWGGDYILVSPGEHGAVDVFSAGPDGEANTADDITNWSLDKKEK is encoded by the coding sequence ATGGCTATAAAAAGAAAACACCTGGCTCGTCAGGCGGGCTTCACGTTGCTCGAATTAATGGTGGTCATTGTTATTCTCGGCGTTTTAGCGAGTATGGTGGTGCCAAACTTAATGGGCAATAAAGAAAAAGCGGATACGCAAAAAGCGACCAGCGATATTGTCGCGCTCGAAGGGTCGCTGGATATGTACAAGCTGGATAACCACCGCTACCCGACTACCGAACAGGGCTTGCAGGCGCTGGTGACCAGGCCTGAAATCGCGCCTATCCCGAACGGCTACCGCGCTGACGGCTATATTCGCCGCCTGCCGCAGGATCCGTGGGGCGGGGATTATATCCTTGTGAGCCCGGGCGAACACGGTGCGGTTGACGTATTCTCTGCCGGTCCGGACGGTGAAGCCAATACCGCCGACGATATTACGAACTGGTCTCTGGATAAGAAAGAAAAATAA
- the gspK gene encoding type II secretion system minor pseudopilin GspK: MNALRKQKGVALLVVLILLVMMSALAAKISQQFCRNLQKTHYQMSQQQLRWAMQAQEKVVKDRLQADASGESKPLSLDGDWHQPLETRGEDYTVVSQVEDAQDCFNVNNLLAVEKIAQGQNAPAVPEKPRREQIVEQILTQSGLSQSNAEEVYLQLVDYLDGDATTAKEGAETDAWAGVVPPRQPANQMMRTVGEIKLLPAFPAAAYSKASKLLCALPDTASRVDVNTLQPEQAALLAALFPGKLSEDDALRLIESRPENGWENMETFSKALEQTFPQLKDDLPQVADYLSINSRYFRVNYTGNTDELTLRAVSQLQVNNEAGEIVTWQRRYRMIE; encoded by the coding sequence ATGAACGCGTTACGTAAACAGAAAGGCGTCGCCCTGCTGGTGGTGCTGATCCTGCTGGTGATGATGTCGGCGCTGGCCGCCAAAATCAGCCAGCAGTTCTGCCGCAACCTGCAGAAAACCCATTATCAGATGAGCCAGCAGCAGCTGCGCTGGGCGATGCAGGCGCAGGAAAAGGTGGTGAAAGACAGGCTGCAGGCCGACGCCAGCGGGGAAAGCAAACCGCTCTCCCTCGACGGCGACTGGCATCAGCCGCTGGAAACCCGCGGCGAAGACTACACGGTGGTCAGCCAGGTTGAGGACGCGCAGGACTGCTTTAACGTCAACAACCTGCTGGCGGTGGAAAAAATTGCGCAGGGGCAAAACGCCCCGGCGGTGCCGGAAAAGCCCCGCAGAGAGCAGATTGTTGAACAGATTCTGACGCAGAGCGGCCTGAGCCAGAGCAACGCGGAAGAGGTGTATTTGCAACTGGTGGACTATCTCGATGGTGACGCGACGACGGCCAAAGAGGGCGCAGAGACCGATGCCTGGGCAGGCGTGGTGCCCCCCCGCCAGCCGGCAAACCAGATGATGCGCACGGTTGGCGAGATCAAGCTGCTGCCTGCGTTCCCGGCCGCCGCTTATTCGAAGGCGAGCAAGCTGCTGTGCGCATTACCCGATACCGCCAGCAGGGTGGATGTGAACACCCTTCAGCCGGAGCAGGCCGCCCTACTGGCCGCCCTGTTCCCCGGAAAACTCAGTGAAGATGATGCCCTACGCCTGATTGAATCGCGTCCTGAAAACGGCTGGGAAAATATGGAAACCTTCAGCAAAGCGCTGGAGCAGACCTTCCCTCAGTTAAAGGACGACCTGCCGCAGGTGGCCGACTATCTCTCCATTAATAGCCGGTATTTCCGCGTGAACTATACCGGCAATACCGATGAATTAACGCTTCGCGCGGTCAGCCAGCTTCAGGTCAATAACGAAGCCGGTGAGATCGTGACGTGGCAACGTCGTTACCGAATGATTGAATAA
- the gspI gene encoding type II secretion system minor pseudopilin GspI: MANGNKKQTGMTLLEVMVALVIFSTAALALMNSVSLNVRFTHGLGDTLQASWVAENQLAEAQLAKSDFPDAEEQGSEIMGGRSWNWRKQRVKTADSGWANAIRVYAEGDDSQPVIALQIVPPGENR; this comes from the coding sequence ATGGCTAACGGCAACAAAAAGCAAACGGGGATGACGCTGCTGGAGGTGATGGTCGCGCTGGTGATCTTCTCCACCGCCGCGCTGGCCCTGATGAACTCGGTCTCCCTGAACGTGCGTTTCACACACGGGCTGGGCGATACGCTTCAGGCGAGCTGGGTGGCTGAGAACCAGCTGGCGGAAGCGCAGCTGGCCAAAAGTGACTTCCCCGACGCCGAGGAGCAGGGGAGTGAAATCATGGGCGGGCGCAGCTGGAACTGGCGCAAGCAGCGGGTCAAAACCGCCGACAGCGGCTGGGCCAACGCCATACGCGTTTATGCGGAAGGCGACGACAGCCAGCCGGTTATCGCGCTGCAGATCGTTCCGCCGGGAGAGAACAGGTGA